The proteins below come from a single Zea mays cultivar B73 chromosome 8, Zm-B73-REFERENCE-NAM-5.0, whole genome shotgun sequence genomic window:
- the LOC103637431 gene encoding transcription factor RAX2, which produces MGRSPCCDKTRVKRGPWSQEEDAVLRSFVQRFGNAGNWIALPQRAGLKRCGKSCRLRWLNYLRPELRHGGFTDEEDRLILSLYGEIGSKWSVMASRLPGRTDNDVKNYWNTKLKKRYLASSSTSTTQGRSPPPPSPPPAPAPPSGDNSSNAAAAADIHHTHQDEKPCLPPTPPALTEFDTTFADDTLLFKSEQLYAELVGLIGKQSSSTGDRDEASTPSSSSSAARPRRLAAQVAALCGPWTVDVRDTAALLSEPTTALLDAYGAADDAFGPALSACSFQDLLASSYVDL; this is translated from the exons ATGGGGCGGTCGCCGTGCTGCGACAAGACGAGGGTGAAGCGGGGCCCGTGGTCTCAGGAGGAGGACGCCGTCCTCAGGAGCTTCGTCCAGAGGTTCGGCAATGCCGGCAACTGGATCGCCCTGCCGCAGAGAGCAG GGCTGAAGCGGTGCGGTAAGAGCTGCCGCCTTCGCTGGCTCAACTACCTCCGCCCGGAGCTCCGGCACGGCGGCTTCACCGACGAGGAAGACAGACTCATCCTCTCCCTCTACGGCGAGATCGGAAGCAA GTGGTCGGTGATGGCGTCCAGGCTCCCCGGACGGACGGACAACGACGTCAAGAACTACTGGAACACCAAGCTCAAGAAGCGGTACTTGGCGTCGTCCTCCACGTCCACGACACAAGGaaggtcgccgccgccgccgtcaccaccaccagctcctgcTCCTCCTAGCGGCGACAACAGTAGcaacgccgccgctgccgccgacATCCACCATACCCACCAAGACGAAAAACCCTGTCTTCCGCCGACACCTCCAGCCCTCACCGAGTTCGATACAACCTTCGCCGACGACACGCTGCTCTTCAAGTCCGAGCAGCTGTACGCCGAGCTCGTGGGCCTCATCGGGAAGCAATCGTCGTCCACTGGCGACAGGGACGAAGCGTCGACGCCATCGTCGTCCTCGTCTGCAGCCCGACCCCGACGGTTAGCAGCTCAGGTAGCTGCACTTTGTGGCCCGTGGACGGTGGACGTGCGTGACACAGCAGCACTGCTGTCCGAGCCCACCACCGCCCTGCTCGACGCTTACGGTGCTGCTGACGACGCGTTCGGGCCGGCTCTGTCCGCCTGCTCCTTCCAAGACCTGCTGGCCTCGTCTTACGTCGATTTATAA